The genome window TTACGACGAGTTTCGAGATTTTGAAGAAAGGGGCGAGCGGTTTCGAAAATGGGTACAGGAACTTTTGTGAATCAACCTCTGCAACGCTCGATTTCAAGGCGGTTTCGTGCCGTCCGAACCGGCATTGATTTCGTCCTGGTTGGGGTAGTCATTGCCCTGGTGCTGTTCGGCTTGCTCATGGTGTACTCTGCCGGACCGCTCTTTGCCGCCCTGTTGAAACAGAACGCCGATTTCTTCCTGATTCGTCAATCCATGTGGGCACTGCTGGGATTTGTCGGCGCCGGCGTGTTGATGTTTCTGGATTACCACTTTTACAAGCGCTTTACCCTGCTCATCATGGGCGGAACCATTGCCCTGCTACTGGCAGTGATTGTAATTGGAGACATGACCTTTGGCGCTACCCGCTCTCTGAATGAAGGCTCAATTCGCCCTTCAGAGTTCGCGAAACTGGCAACCATTTTGTACGTAGCCGTGTGGCTGAATGCCAAGAAAGACGTGCTCAACGATATTACCTTTGGACTCATTCCGCTGATATTGATCCTGGGGGTGGTGGGGGCGTTGATCATGCTTCAGCCGGATTTTTCGGCAGCCTTCACCATTGTGGTGCTGGGCGCCATGCTGTTCTTCCTGGCTGGAGGAGAATGGCGGCAAATTGCTCTGGTCCTGGTGATTACCCTGTTTTTGGGATGGGTTATCGTCAACCTTTATCCTACCGGTAAAGATCGCGTTTTAGGCTTTTGGAGCGGATTGCAGGAACCCATCAAAGCGGAATATCAGGTACGGCGTTCTCTGGAAGCCATCATCCGCGGTGGGGTATTTGGCGTAGGCATTGGAAATTCCACCACCAAATTAACCGGTTTACCCGTTGCTCACAACGACTCCATCTTCGCAGTTATTGCCGAAGAAACCGGATTGGTGGGTGCCTTCCTGCTGATTGGGGCATATGTGGTATTCCTCTGGCGCGGGTTAGCCATTGCCAAAAACGCTCCGGATGAATTGGGAAGCCTGCTCGCCGGTGGAATCACCATCTGGATTGTGCTTGAAGCCATGTTAAACATCGGCGTTTCGGTCAATTTATTGCCTCAGGCAGGGAATGCTCTGCCCTTTATCAGTTATGGAGGTTCCAGTTTATTATCTACCCTGGCAGGGGTGGGAATCCTGCTGAACATTGGGCGGTTGGGAAATCAACAAAAGCAAAAAGGAGAACAAACTCTTGGTGCGGTTGTTAATCTGCGCTGGAGGGACGGGCGGCGGCGTGTATCCCGCCCTGTCCATCCTGCAAGCCCTGAAGAATGAAGCCAACCCGGTGCTTTGGGTCGGAGGGGAAGGCGGTATGGAGGCAGAACTGGTGAAGAAAGCCGGACTGCCTTATACGGCTATTCCCGCCGCAGGAGTGCACGGGGTAGGACTGCGTGCCTTACCGGGGAACATACTCCGTCTGGCGCGCGGCGTTCTGGCTTCGCGCCGCATCCTCAAAGAGTTTCAGCCGGAAGTCCTGCTCTTCACCGGAGGGTACCTGGCGGTACCGATGGCACTGGCAGGACGGCACATCCCCAGCCTGCTCTATGTGCCGGATATTGAACCGGGACTGGCGCTGAAAACCCTTTCCCGCTTCGCGTCCACCATCGCCCTGACCGCCGAACCATCACGCACTTTCTTCAAACACAGTAAAGCCCGCGTTGAGGTAACCGGTTATCCGGTACGCCAGGACCTGCTGGAATGGAACCGCGAGCGGGGAGCGGAAAAACTGGGATTAGACGCTCAACAGCCCATCCTGCTGGTCACCGGCGGGAGCAAAGGCGCCCGTTCCATCAACCGTGCTATTGTGAAGGGATTGCCTGAATTGCTCCAGGTGACGCAAATTTGCCACCTGACCGGAGCACTGGATTGGGAAGAAGTTCAAATGGCTCGTGAGGCGCTCTCTCCCGATCTGCAAAAGCGCTACTTTGCCGCACCGTACTTGCACGAGATGGGCGCCGCCCTGGCTTGTGCGGACCTGGTCATCTCGCGCGCGGGGGCCTCCACCCTGGGAGAATATCCGCTGTTTGGATTACCCGCCATTCTGGTGCCCTACCCCTACGCTTGGCGTTATCAGAAGGTCAATGCCATGTACCTGGTCGAACAAGGCGCGGCGGTGATGATCGAGAATCAAAATCTTGCAGAGCAACTTGTGCCCACCGTTCTCAGGCTCATCGGCTCACCGGAAAAACTGGCAGCCATGCGCAAAGCCATGCGCACACTTCACCGCCCACAGGCGGCGGAACGCATCGCCAGCCTGGTGCTGGCACTGGCACAGCCACAGCATGGAGACAATTCATGGTCAGTTTGAATGCTCTCTTCTGGCTCTTTGTGATTCTGTTTGCCATCATTGGCGCCATGCGCGGATGGGCAAAGGAACTGCTGGTAACCTTCAGCGCCATTCTGGCATTCTTTATCGTCACTGTGCTGGAAACGTATGTTCCTTTTGTCAAAGACACGCTGAGAAACAATCCCGACACCCTGTTCTGGTTGCGGATTATTGTACTGATTCTTGCCGTGTTCTTCGGATATCAGTCCCCGAATATTCAGAAGTTTGCCGCCGGGGGAAGGTTTGCCCGTGAAAAACTGCAGGATTACCTGCTGGGTTTTCTCTTGGGAGCAATCAACGCTTATTTGTTTGTGGGCACCATCTGGTGGTACATGGACCAGGCCGGGTATAAACCTCTTCTGCCTTATATCACTCCCCCCGACCCCAACACCGAGGTCGGAAGAGCGGCTCTGGATTTACTGGAACAGATGCCACCCGTATGGTTAAAACCGCCAGGGCTCTTCTTTGCCGTGGCGCTGGCGTTTGCCTTTGTGCTGATTGTGTTCTTGTAAAGGAATGAGTTGATGGAGCGTATTCATCTCATTGGCATCGGAGGAAGCGGTTTGTCCGCCATTGCCCGCCTGCTGGTAGAACAAGGAGTACAGGTGAGCGGATCTGACCGCGCCGAGACTCCATTCACCCGGGAACTGCGGGATATGGGCATTCCAGTCTTCATTGGACATGCTGCTGGGAACATTTCCGGTGCCACAATGGTAGTGCGCT of Anaerolinea thermophila UNI-1 contains these proteins:
- a CDS encoding CvpA family protein produces the protein MVSLNALFWLFVILFAIIGAMRGWAKELLVTFSAILAFFIVTVLETYVPFVKDTLRNNPDTLFWLRIIVLILAVFFGYQSPNIQKFAAGGRFAREKLQDYLLGFLLGAINAYLFVGTIWWYMDQAGYKPLLPYITPPDPNTEVGRAALDLLEQMPPVWLKPPGLFFAVALAFAFVLIVFL
- a CDS encoding UDP-N-acetylglucosamine--N-acetylmuramyl-(pentapeptide) pyrophosphoryl-undecaprenol N-acetylglucosamine transferase, producing the protein MYPALSILQALKNEANPVLWVGGEGGMEAELVKKAGLPYTAIPAAGVHGVGLRALPGNILRLARGVLASRRILKEFQPEVLLFTGGYLAVPMALAGRHIPSLLYVPDIEPGLALKTLSRFASTIALTAEPSRTFFKHSKARVEVTGYPVRQDLLEWNRERGAEKLGLDAQQPILLVTGGSKGARSINRAIVKGLPELLQVTQICHLTGALDWEEVQMAREALSPDLQKRYFAAPYLHEMGAALACADLVISRAGASTLGEYPLFGLPAILVPYPYAWRYQKVNAMYLVEQGAAVMIENQNLAEQLVPTVLRLIGSPEKLAAMRKAMRTLHRPQAAERIASLVLALAQPQHGDNSWSV
- a CDS encoding FtsW/RodA/SpoVE family cell cycle protein, producing MNQPLQRSISRRFRAVRTGIDFVLVGVVIALVLFGLLMVYSAGPLFAALLKQNADFFLIRQSMWALLGFVGAGVLMFLDYHFYKRFTLLIMGGTIALLLAVIVIGDMTFGATRSLNEGSIRPSEFAKLATILYVAVWLNAKKDVLNDITFGLIPLILILGVVGALIMLQPDFSAAFTIVVLGAMLFFLAGGEWRQIALVLVITLFLGWVIVNLYPTGKDRVLGFWSGLQEPIKAEYQVRRSLEAIIRGGVFGVGIGNSTTKLTGLPVAHNDSIFAVIAEETGLVGAFLLIGAYVVFLWRGLAIAKNAPDELGSLLAGGITIWIVLEAMLNIGVSVNLLPQAGNALPFISYGGSSLLSTLAGVGILLNIGRLGNQQKQKGEQTLGAVVNLRWRDGRRRVSRPVHPASPEE